The following coding sequences lie in one Phalacrocorax carbo chromosome 3, bPhaCar2.1, whole genome shotgun sequence genomic window:
- the KIF3C gene encoding kinesin-like protein KIF3C encodes MAGKSRSGCEALKVVARCRPMSRKEEAAGYERVLELDVKLGQVSIRNPRAAPGELPKTFTFDAVYDASSKQADLYDETVRPLIDSVLQGFNGTIFAYGQTGTGKTYTMQGAWAEPEKRGIIPISFEHIFTHISRSQNQQYLVRASYLEIYQEEIRDLLAKDQSKKLELKENPETGVYIKDLSSFVTKNVKEIEHVMNLGSQTRSVGSTNMNEHSSRSHAIFLITIECSETGPDGEEHIRVGKLNLVDLAGSERQSKMGAHGERPKEASKINLSLSALGNVISALVDGKSTHIPYRDSKLTRLLQDSLGGNAKTIMVATLGPASHSYDESLSTLRFANRAKNIKNKPRVNEDPKDTLLREFQEEIVRLKAQLEKRGMLGKKRRRSSRRKKAVDGESATENEGEDDNEDGLEKNMENYLKEQKERLEEEKAAIQDDHSLVSEEKQKLLQEKEKMIEDLRKEQEATELLATKYKAMESKLLIGGRTIVDHTNEQQKMLELKRQEIAEQKRREREMQQEMLLRDEETMELRETYTSLQQEVEIKTKKLKKLYAKLQAVKAEIQDQHDEYIRVRQDLEEAQNEQTRELKLKYLIIENFIPPEEKNKIMNRLYFDGEEDQWKFQPLVPTGGNSSQMKKRPTSAVGYKRPISQYARVAMAMGSHPRYRAENIMFLELDLSPPAIFEFERSRDLAEQDPRALHLERLMHLDSLLERPAASRVRKSRSWCQTPRSLPSSTTHVSLTSSSPRAATMPAQE; translated from the exons atggccgGTAAGTCCCGCAGCGGCTGCGAGGCGCTGAAGGTGGTGGCCCGCTGCCGCCCCATGAGCAGGAAAGAGGAGGCGGCGGGCTACGAGCGCGTCCTGGAGCTGGACGTGAAGCTGGGGCAGGTGAGCATCCGAaacccccgcgccgcccccggcGAGCTGCCCAAGACCTTCACCTTCGACGCCGTCTACGACGCCAGCTCCAAGCAAGCGGATCTCTACGACGAGACGGTCCGGCCGCTGATCGACTCCGTGCTGCAGGGCTTCAACGGCACCATCTTCGCCTACGGCCAGACCGGCACCGGCAAGACCTACACCATGCAGGGGGCCTGGGCGGAGCCGGAGAAGCGGGGCATCATCCCCATCTCCTTCGAGCACATCTTCACCCACATCTCCCGCTCGCAGAACCAGCAGTACCTGGTGAGGGCCTCGTACCTGGAGATCTACCAGGAGGAGATCAGGGACCTCCTCGCCAAGGACCAGAGCAAGAAGCTGGAGCTGAAGGAGAACCCCGAGACGGGGGTGTACATCAAGGACCTCTCCTCCTTCGTGACCAAGAACGTCAAGGAGATCGAGCACGTGATGAACCTGGGGAGCCAGACGCGGTCCGTGGGCAGCACCAACATGAACGAGCACAGCTCCCGCTCCCACGCCATCTTCCTCATCACCATCGAGTGCAGCGAGACGGGGCCGGACGGCGAGGAGCACATCCGCGTGGGCAAGCTCAACCTGGTGGACCTGGCCGGCAGCGAGCGCCAGAGCAAAATGGGGGCCCATGGCGAGCGCCCCAAGGAAGCGTCCAAGATCAACCTCTCCCTCTCCGCCCTGGGCAACGTCATCTCCGCCCTTGTGGACGGCAAGAGCACGCATATCCCCTACCGGGACTCCAAGCTGACCCGCCTGCTGCAGGACTCCCTCGGGGGCAACGCCAAGACGATCATGGTGGCCACCTTGGGCCCGGCCTCCCACAGCTACGACGAGAGCCTCTCCACCCTCAGGTTCGCCAACAGGGCCAAGAACATCAAGAACAAGCCCCGGGTGAACGAGGACCCCAAGGACACCTTGCTGCGGGAGTTCCAGGAGGAGATTGTCCGGCTGAAAGCCCAGCTGGAGAAACGCGGCatgctggggaagaagaggagaaggagcagcCGGAGGAAGAAAGCCGTGGACGGAGAAAGTGCCACGGAGAACGAAGGGGAGGACGACAATGAGGACGGCCTGGAGAAGAACATGGAGAATTACTTGAAGGAGCAGAAGGAGAggctggaagaggagaaagctgCTATTCAGGATGACCACAGCCTGGTGAGCGAGgagaagcagaagctgctgcaggagaaggagaagatgaTAGAGGATCTGCGGAAGGAGCAGGAGGCCACGGAGCTGCTGGCCACCAAGTACAAG GCGATGGAGAGCAAGCTGCTCATCGGCGGCAGGACCATCGTGGACCACACCAACGAGCAGCAGAAGATGCTGGAGCTGAAGCGGCAGGAGATAGCCGAGCAG AAACGCCGGGAGCGGGAGATGCAGCAGGAGATGTTGCTGCGGGACGAGGAGACCATGGAGCTGCGGGAGACTTAcacctccctgcagcaggaggtggaGATCAAAACCAAGAAGCTGAAGAAG ctgTACGCCAAGCTGCAGGCCGTGAAGGCGGAGATCCAGGACCAGCACGACGAGTACATCCGCGTGCGCCAGGACCTGGAGGAGGCGCAGAACGAGCAGACGCGGGAGCTGAAGCTCAA GTACTTGATCATCGAGAACTTCATCCCACCAGAAGAGAAGAACAAGATCATGAACCGGCTGTACTTCGATGGCGAGGAGGACCAGTGGAAGTTCCAGCCGCTGGTGCCCACCGGAGG AAACAGCAGCCAAATGAAGAAGCGGCCTACCTCTGCGGTGGGGTACAAGAGACCCATCAGCCAGTACGCCCGCGTGGCCATGGCCATGGGGTCTCATCCTCGGTACCGG GCTGAGAACATCATGTTCTTGGAGCTGGACCTCTCCCCTCCGGCCATCTTCGAGTTTGAGCGGAGCAGGGACCTGGCAGAGCAGGACCCTCGGGCTCTGCACCTGGAGAGGCTGATGCACCTGGACAGCCTCCTGGAGAGGCCGGCAGCCTCCCGGGTGAGGAAGTCCCGCTCCTG GTGCCAGACGCCGCGGTCGCTGCCGTCCTCCACAACGCATGTGTCCCTCACCTCCAGCTCCCCGCGCGCCGCCACGATGCCAGCTCAGGAGTGA